CCTGGTCGCCCCCGTCGTGGACACCGCCGTCGTCCGGCACGCGGCGGACCGGGGCATCCCGTGCTACCCGGGCGCCTGGACGCCGACCGAGGTGTCCCAGGCATGGCAGGCGGGCGCCGCCGCCGTCAAACTCTTCCCCGCGAGCACGGGCGGGATCGGACATCTACGCCAGCTGCGGGCACCCCTCCCCGACATCCCGCTCGTCGCCGTCGGCGGCGTCGGCATCGACGAGGCGCGGGACTACCTGGACGGGGGCGCCTGCGCCGTCGGCATCGGCTCCCCGCTGCTGCGCGGGGCGGACCGCGACCCGGCTCCGGGGGCGCTGGACGCGCTCACCGCGAGGGCGCGCGCACTGCTGGACGCGGTCGGGATCACCGCACGGGCCGGGGAGGCGACCGCGTGAGCACGACTTCACCCCCGGACTCCGGGCCCGAGTCCTACCTCGTGACCGTCGGCGACGTCCTCGCCGTCATGGGCGCCCGGGGCCCCGGCCCGTTCACGCTCGGCACGACCCTGCGCCTCGGGATCGCCGGCGCCGAGTCGAACGTCGCCATAGGCGTCAGCCGCCTCGGCGGATCCGCCACCTGGATCGGCCGGGTGGGCGACGACGAACTCGGCGACCTCGTCCTGCGAGAACTGCGGGCCGAAGGTGTCACCACCGTCGCCGTGCGCGACCCCGCCCCCACCTCCCTCCTGCTGAAGGAACATCGCACCACCACCCACAGCCGTACGCGCTACTACCGCACCCAAACAGCAGGGGCCCGGCTGACCGCCGACGACATCCCCGAGCACGTCGTCGCGGGGGCGGCGATCCTCCACATCACGGGCATCACCCCGGCGCTCGGAGAGGGACCGGCCGCGGCCGTGACCCGTGCCGTGGACATCGCCGCCGCCGCCGGGGTGACCGTCTCCCTGGACATCAACTTCCGATCCCTGCTGTGGAGCGAGGACGAAGCCCGGCGCACCCTGCTGCCCCTGCTGCGCAGGAGCGACCTGGTCTTCGCCGGACCGCACGAGGCCGCCCTGGTCGTGCCCGGCACCGAGGGGCCGGAGGAACTCGCCAAGGGCATCTGCGCCCTCGGACCCGCCGGCGCCGTGATCAAGCTCGGCGCCGAAGGGGCGTACGCACTCCTCGACGGACAGTCCTACCGGCAACCCGCGGTACCGGTCCGCGTCCACGACTCGGTGGGCGCGGGAGACGCCTTCGCCGCCGGGTACCTCGCCGAACTCCTCGCGGACGAGCCCCCGGAGCGGCGACTGCACACCGCCGCCCTGCTCGGCGCCTTCGCGGTGAGCACCGCCGGCGACTGGGAGGGCCTGCCCCGCCGCTCCGAACTGGGCCTGCTCGACCACCACGACGACATCGTCCGCTGACACCTCCTCCCCGTACGCCACCGCACCAGCACTTTCGGGACCACCCATGCTCTCAAGCCCCTCCACCGACGCGATCCCCGTCCTCACCGGCTCCTACACTCCGGACTCCGGCGGCGAAGGCCCCGGCATCGCCTCCGTGCACCTCGACCCCGGCACCGGCCGGCTGACGTACGACGACGAGGTGAAGCCGCTGCCCGTCAGCGCAGCTTCCTTCCTGGCGGCTCACCCGTCGCTCGACGTCGTCTACAGCACGAACGAGGGCGAGTCGGGCACCGTCAGCGCCGTCTCCCGCGACGGCGACGGCGCCCTGTCCCCGCTGGGCGACCCGGTGAACAGCGGCGGGGCGAACCCGTGCCACCTCACCGTCCACCCGGACGGCGGGTGGCTGCTGACCGCGAACTACGGCAGCGACACCGCACCGGGCACCGTGGCGGTGCACCGGCTCGGCCCGGACGGACGCCTGCTGGAGGCGACCGACCTGGTCGTCCACCAGGGGTCGGGACCGGTCACCGGGCGGCAGGAGGGCAGCCACGCCCATCAGGTCCTTCTGGACCCGGCAGGCCGTTTCGTCCTGGCCACCGACCTCGGGGCGGACGCGGTGTTCACCTACCGGCTCGACACCCGCACCGGAATCCTGGAGCGGGTCGCGGTGAACCCGTCGAGCCCGGGTTCCGGACCCCGCCACCTCGCCTTCTCCCCCGACGGTGACCTGGTGTTCAGCGCGGACGAGTTGTCCTCGACCGTCACCTGCCACCGCTACGACGCCGCCACGGGCATCCTGACGGCCCTCTCCTCCGTACCCGCCACGGCGACCCCGGACGTCACCAACCAGCCCGGCGGAATCGTCGCCTCATCCTGCGGACACTTCGTCTGGGTGACCAACCGCGGCGCGGACACGGTCGCCGCGTTCCGCCTCACCGGCACCGCCCTGGAACCGGTCGGCGAGGTCCCCGCAGGCGGTTCCTGGCCACGCGGTCTGACCCTGGCGGCCGGCCACCTCCTCGTCGCCAACCAGCACAGCGGCACCCTCGCCGCCCTGCGGGTCGGGGACGGCGGCACCCTCACCCAGCCCCACCCCCCGGTCTCATCCCCCTCGGTGGTCTGCGCACTGGCGCTCTGACCGCGCTCCCCTACGTGCTCGAAACACTTGCTCGAAAGGCAGTCATGTCCCACCCCGGCACCTCCTTCGCACGGTTCACCCTCGACCCGGCCTTCGCCGTCGGCAGCGTCAACCCCCGTCTGTACGGATCGTTCGTCGAGCACATGGGCCGCTGCGTCTACACCGGCATCTACGAGCCCGGCCACCCCACCGCCGACGCGGACGGCCTGCGCCAGGACGTCCTGGAGCTGGTCCGGGAGCTCGGCGTCAGCACCGTCCGCTATCCCGGCGGCAACTTCGTCTCCGGCTACCGCTGGGAGGACAGCGTGGGCCCGCGCGAGGAGCGGCCCAACCGGCTGGACCTGGCCTGGAAGTCCACCGAGACCAACGAGTTCGGCCTCGGCGAGTTCATGGACTTCTGCGGGAAGACCGGCATGGAGCCGATGATGGCCGTCAACCTCGGCACCCGCGGCGTCGAGGACGCCGTACGGCTGCTGGAGTACTGCAACCACCCCGGCGGCACCGAACTGTCCGACCGCCGAGTCGCCCACGGCGGCAAGGAGCCGTACGGCATCCGGATGTGGTGCCTGGGCAACGAGATGGACGGCCCCTGGCAGACCGGCCACAAGACGCCCGAGGAGTACGGGCGCCTCGCCGCCGAGACCGCCCGCGCCATGCGGCAGGTCGACCCCGGCCTGGAGCTGGTGGCCTGCGGCAGCTCCAGCTCCTCCATGCCGACCTTCGCCTCCTGGGAGGCGACGGTGCTGGAGGCCACGTACGACCTCGTCGACCACGTCTCCCTGCACGCCTACTACGAGGAGATCGACGGCGACCGCGGCTCCTTCCTGGCCTCGGCCGTGGACATGGAGCACTTCATCGAGTCGGTCGTCGCCACCTGCGACCACGTCCGGGCCCGCCTCAAGGCGAAGAAGCACATCAACCTCTCCTTCGACGAGTGGAACGTCTGGTACCAGAAGCGGCCCAACCCGCACCACGTGGAGGACTGGCAGCAGGCGCCGCGCCTGCTGGAGGACGTCTACACCGTCACCGACGCCGTGGTCTTCGGCTCACTGCTCATCGCCCTGCTGCGGCACGCCGACCGGGTCACCGCGGCCTCCCTCGCCCAGCTCGTCAACGTCATCGCGCCGATCATGACCGAACCGGGCGGCGCGGCCTGGC
This window of the Streptomyces sp. NBC_01275 genome carries:
- a CDS encoding bifunctional 4-hydroxy-2-oxoglutarate aldolase/2-dehydro-3-deoxy-phosphogluconate aldolase, giving the protein MTERPALTPQLGRTRVMAILRSADASGLPAVARALAAGGVTCLEVTLTTAGALDALTRIRAELGPGVAIGAGTVITGAQARDALAAGAEFLVAPVVDTAVVRHAADRGIPCYPGAWTPTEVSQAWQAGAAAVKLFPASTGGIGHLRQLRAPLPDIPLVAVGGVGIDEARDYLDGGACAVGIGSPLLRGADRDPAPGALDALTARARALLDAVGITARAGEATA
- a CDS encoding sugar kinase: MGARGPGPFTLGTTLRLGIAGAESNVAIGVSRLGGSATWIGRVGDDELGDLVLRELRAEGVTTVAVRDPAPTSLLLKEHRTTTHSRTRYYRTQTAGARLTADDIPEHVVAGAAILHITGITPALGEGPAAAVTRAVDIAAAAGVTVSLDINFRSLLWSEDEARRTLLPLLRRSDLVFAGPHEAALVVPGTEGPEELAKGICALGPAGAVIKLGAEGAYALLDGQSYRQPAVPVRVHDSVGAGDAFAAGYLAELLADEPPERRLHTAALLGAFAVSTAGDWEGLPRRSELGLLDHHDDIVR
- a CDS encoding lactonase family protein, which encodes MLSSPSTDAIPVLTGSYTPDSGGEGPGIASVHLDPGTGRLTYDDEVKPLPVSAASFLAAHPSLDVVYSTNEGESGTVSAVSRDGDGALSPLGDPVNSGGANPCHLTVHPDGGWLLTANYGSDTAPGTVAVHRLGPDGRLLEATDLVVHQGSGPVTGRQEGSHAHQVLLDPAGRFVLATDLGADAVFTYRLDTRTGILERVAVNPSSPGSGPRHLAFSPDGDLVFSADELSSTVTCHRYDAATGILTALSSVPATATPDVTNQPGGIVASSCGHFVWVTNRGADTVAAFRLTGTALEPVGEVPAGGSWPRGLTLAAGHLLVANQHSGTLAALRVGDGGTLTQPHPPVSSPSVVCALAL
- a CDS encoding alpha-N-arabinofuranosidase, whose amino-acid sequence is MSHPGTSFARFTLDPAFAVGSVNPRLYGSFVEHMGRCVYTGIYEPGHPTADADGLRQDVLELVRELGVSTVRYPGGNFVSGYRWEDSVGPREERPNRLDLAWKSTETNEFGLGEFMDFCGKTGMEPMMAVNLGTRGVEDAVRLLEYCNHPGGTELSDRRVAHGGKEPYGIRMWCLGNEMDGPWQTGHKTPEEYGRLAAETARAMRQVDPGLELVACGSSSSSMPTFASWEATVLEATYDLVDHVSLHAYYEEIDGDRGSFLASAVDMEHFIESVVATCDHVRARLKAKKHINLSFDEWNVWYQKRPNPHHVEDWQQAPRLLEDVYTVTDAVVFGSLLIALLRHADRVTAASLAQLVNVIAPIMTEPGGAAWRQTTFYPFAQASAHGRGRVLRVEVDSPTYHTDRFGDVPLLHATAVLDDETGDITVFAVNRGQDTVLPLEIDLRGTDARTVVEHLTLADGDPEAVNTADRPDRVTPHAATGTTLTGGVLHAELEPLSWNMIRLTNRQN